The following DNA comes from bacterium.
GGAACACGCTGGAGGGAATGCTGGGCCATCTGGCCAGGGAGAGTCAGGCGTGAACGTCCAGCAGGAGGCCGGTCATGCGGTCGGCGGTGCGCAGGACGGAGGAGCCGGCCTGGAAGCCCCGCAGGATCTGCTTGGCCTCGACGACGTCCTTGACCAGATCGACGGGCGCCGTGGCGGAACCGCTCCCGCCCAGGCGCCAGCGCGACACGCGGTCGGCGATGCCGGCCATGCGGTCCTGATGGGCGATCATGCCGGCAAGGGCGGTGTGCAGGGCGGAGATGCTCATGGTAGACCTCACCGCGCTCCTTATCGACAGCCTCGGCGGGAACTTGAGTCTTCTTTTCGATCGCGGGGCATTTCAGCGTACCAGTGTCAATTTTCCCGAGGTCATCCGGCCGTCGGCGCGCAGCCGCACCAGGTAGGCGCCGCTGGCGGCCTGCCGTCCGCCTTCGTCGCGGCCGTCCCAGGTGACGGCGTGGGATCCGGCGCCGTACGTGTCACCCCGGGCCAGCGTGCGCACGCGGCGGCCGTCCGCTGACCAGACGGTCAGGTCGACGGGACCGTCCGCTGCGAGGATGAAGCTGATCTCCGCGCGGGGGTTGCCCGGATTGGGGGCGATCGCCAGGCGGGGCGGCCGCGCGGGCGCGTCGCCCACCGCGACACTGGTGTCCAGACGCAACCAGACGGGATTGGTGTAGGCGCGGTGACCGGCGCCGCCGTCGTCGGTGAGGCATTCGGCGCGCAGGGCGCACCAGCCGGTCGGCAGCATCCCCGCCAGGTCCAGCGCGTCGCCGCCCGCGAGGCCCAGGCCCTGCGCGGCCGGTGCGTAGCTCGCCAGCGCCGTCCTGCCGCCGGGTTCGACCAGCCACAGGGTCACCGCCGAGATCTCCCCGAACTCCGGCAGCGAGGCCCAGCGCAGGTGCAGCACGCCGACGTGGTCGGGGTGGCGTGCGGCGTCGCCGCCCAGGGCGACGTCGCGTTCGCCGTACCAGTCGCCGTCGCCGTCGGCGTCCAGGCCGATCTCCAGGAAGGGTCCGTCGGTCGCCACGGATCGTCCCGCGCGCAACGCCGCCAGCAGGGCCTGCTGCGGCGGGACCTCTCCGGCGGGTGCGCCGGGCGCATACACCACCGTCTGCACCTTGCCCAGCCCGTTGTCCTCGGCGTAGTCGTCCAGGCTCATGTGGCTCGAATAGTTGAAGTCGCCGTGGGCGTCGCTGCCGCCGGAGACGAAGATCTTCCTCGGGGATCCGGACGCCAGGTCGTCCCGCAGCAGGTCGTCCCACAAGGCGACGCCGGCGAGGAGCTCGCCGGGGTAGGGATCGTCGGCGGGGACACCGGCGTCGAAATCGTGCCAGGGGTCGTACTGGTCCGTCGAGTAGACCGTGCGGCGGGTGTTGAAGATCTCCAGGCCCCGAAAGCTCTCGCGCTGGAGCGCGGCGGCGAGGTCCTCATCGCCCCAGAGCGCGCCGTTGACGCCGAAGTCCAGGCCCAGCACCTCGGTGGAGAGGTCGCTGAGGGGATGGGCCGCGTAGGCGAAGCCGCCGCCCGACAGAGCGTCCAGGCCGGCGGTCAGCGAGGGCGACACCGGACGTTCGCCCGGGGCGCCGCTGTCGGGCGAAGGGATGCCGGCGTCGTTGTAGAAGAGGCCGTGCAGCGTCTTCTCCCAGGAATCCCCGTCGACCGACGCGAGGTTGATCTCGACTCCCCGGTAGATCCGGATAGCCTGATCCGAGAGCGCTGCAGCATCCACGCCCAGCGCCGGCCAGGTGCCGCCGTCGGCGACCACGTCGCGGGTGGTGGTGTGGATCCCGCCCTGGTCCTGGAGCGTCCACTCCCACTGGTGGGTGGCGTAGGAGTAGGAGCCGTCGCCGGTCTCGTCCAGGTCGCAGCTGTGGTCGGTGGCGGTGAGCCAGTGCAGCCCCATGGCCAAGGCGGTTTCCCTGACCGCCGGCAGCGGCGCGCCCCACTCGTAGAGGTTGTTGGTGTACATGGTGTGGTAGTGGGTGTCGCCGCCGTACCAGTTCTCGGGCCAGGGGAAGGGGCCGCCGCCCACGTGGACGCGCAGGGTGCGCGACTCGGTGTAGTTGAACCAGTCGTCGCGGTAGTAGACCTGGACCTCGATCTCGATGGCGTCGCCGGCCGCGTGGCCGAGGTTGGCGGGCGTCAGGCGCGTGCCGTCGGGCAGGGACGGATGGCCTTCGGTCACCGTTGTGATCCAGGTCCAGAAGTTGTGCTCGCTGGCGTCGTCGCCGATGGTCTCGTCGCCGAAGTCGTGATCCCAGATCAGGGTCGCGCCGGCGGTGACGTCCCAGGCGCGGATCCAGTGCAGGTCGCGGATGTCGTCCACGTCGCAGTCCTTCAGCACGATCGTCAGCGGGATGGGCGTCTGGGCGTCGACCACGCGCCAGGGGGCGTCCATGATGAAATCCTTGGCGAGCGTGTTCTCGTACTTGTCCGCCGGCCGTGCGGCGTACGGGACGGCTGGCGCGAGGATCGACGCGAGGACGGTGACGGCGATGACGATGCGCATGACGACCTCCGTTGCAGGACCTCGGCATAGTATAACGCAAAACGGGAGCGGCGGGCGCGCCGTCCGCCGCAGGGCCCGGATCCGGGCGGCCGGGGCGATCACGGCGGGCGCAAGGGGAGAAACGAGCCGCACGATGGCACCTCCGCGAAGGGGTGCGGGGTTCGCAGGGGCGGGAACCCGGGAAGAAGTCATCAGTGCGAGACCGCCCGGTCGACGCGGCGTGCAACTTCCCGGGCTCCGTAACGTACTGCGGTGGCCTGCTCTTCCGGCGGGTACGGACACGAGCGACGGGGGTTGCGGAAATGATCCCGAACCATACTGGACGGCGCGACGCACGACGCCGCGACGCCGACGATCCCATCGGTCGTCGCTGACCACGCCAGTTGTGGACACTCCCTGACAGGCCCTATATATTCGGCCGGTCATGACATCCATCCTCATCGGCATCGGCACCTTCTCGCTCAACGCCCTGCAGAACGCAGGTCGCGGCAGCATGCTTTTGCTCGAGATCGTCATGCAGCTGCCGCAGATGTGGCGCATGCGGCGCGAGATAGCCAACCAGATGCACATCGTGGTGGTGGGGTCGATGCCCCTGGTGGTCACCACCTCGATCTTCGTGGGCGCGGTGACCGCCGTGCAGGCCGTCTACCAGATGCAGGCCTACGTGCCAATGAAGTTCCTGGGCACTGTCATCTCCAAATCGGTATTCATCGAGCTCGGCCCGGTGCTGGTGGCGCTGGTGGTGGGCGGCCGGCTCTGCGCCAACTACGCCGCCGAGCTGGGCACCATGAAGGTCACCGAGCAGCTGGACGCCCTGGAGATGCTGGCCATCGACCCCATGCGGCACCTGGCCATGCCGCGCTTCGTGGCCACGTTCTTGATGATGCCGGTGATCACGATCTTCGCCGACGCCATCGCCATCTTCAGCGGCTACCTCATCTCGGTCGGCACCATGGACGTGACCGCCAGCACCTTCAAGGAGGGTCTGCTGGCGTTCTTCGAGATGCGCGACCTGCTCAGCGGCCTGATCAAGGCTTTCTTCTTCGGCGCCATCATCGCCATGTCGGGGCTGTTCTTCGGCCTCAACACGCGCGGCGGCGCGGAGGGCGTGGGCAACGCCACCATGATGGCCGTGGTCGGCAGTTGCGTGAGCGTGCTGGTGGCGGACTACTTCCTGGCCACCATCCTCTTTCAGATCATCTTCGGGGACTGAGCGGACATGGCGCGCCTGAACGACATCGCAATGCCCGACTTCCGCGTCGACGACCCCGCGTCGCGCGAGGGGATCGTGCTGCAGGGCCTGACCAAGACCTTCCAGGAGCGCAAGGTGCTCGACGGACTCGACTTCACCATCGACCGCGGCGAGACGGTGGTGATCATCGGACGCAGCGGCGAGGGCAAGTCGGTCCTGTTGAAGCACATCGTCCGCCTGCTGGAGCCCGAGGAGGGCCGGGTCTGGATCGATGGCGAGGAGATCACGTCCATGCGCAAGCGCAAGCTGTTCGAGGTGCGCAAGCGCTTCGGCATGCTTTTCCAGGGCGCGGCGCTCTTCGACTCGCTGACCATCTGCGAGAACGTGGGGCTGGGCCTGCGGGAACACGGCAACCATTCCGACGAGGAGATCCGCGAACGCGCCTGCAAGTGCCTCGCGCAGGTCGGCCTGAGCCAGGTGGAGGACAAGCTGCCGTCGCAGCTCTCGGGCGGCATGAAGAAGCGGGCGGGACTGGCGCGGGCCATCGCCATGCAGCCCGACTACATTCTCTACGACGAGCCGACCACGGGGCTGGATCCGATCACCTCGGACGCCATCAACGACCTGATCCTGCAGCTGCAGGCCGAGCTCAAGGTGACGTCCATCGTGGTCACGCACGACATGGCCAGCGCCTTCAAGGTGGCCGATCGCATCGCCATGATCTCGACCGGTCGCATCATCTACGCCGCGGGCGTCGACGAGACCCGCGACACGGACCACCCGATGGTCCGCCAGTTCATCGACGGAAGCGCGCAGGGTCCGCTGACTGTCTTCTAGCGGGCCGGGCGCGGCGCAGGGGGAGTTCCCATGGGCAGCAAGAAGGAAGTCCAGGTCGGTATCGCCGTCATCCTGTCCCTGATCATCCTGGTCTGGGGCACGCTCTGGTTCAAGCAGGTGCGCTTCTCGGGCGGGATAGAGCGCTATTTCGTCGAGTTCAACTCCGTGGGCGGCCTGCAGGGCGGCGACAGGGTCCAGGTGCGCGGCATCCGCCTGGGCGCGGTCGAGGACTTCGACATACACGGCGACAAGGTCCGCGTCCGCTTCTACCTGGACGACCTGGCCGACCTGCGCCAGGACGCCAAGATCACACTCACGAGCCAGGGCATCGTGGGCGAGATGCTGCTCGAGATCCTGCCGGGCAAGGGCGAGACCGCACCGGAGGGCTACGTCTTCCAGGGCCGGGCCCTGCAGGATATGAACGCCATGATGGACGAGGGGACCGAGACGCTCGCCGATACCCGCGCGCTCACCCGGGAAGTCACCGAGTTTCTGGCCGAGATACGCGAAGGCGGGCGCCTGTTGGGCGTGATCGACGATACACGCCACGTCATGAACACTTTCGAGCGTGTGACCGGCGACATCGCGCCGGACATCGAGACCCTCGTGGCCGACCTCGACGAGACCGCCAACGCCATACGCATGGCCGTGGCCGGTCCCGACAGCCTGCTCACCGGCGCCCTGCAGGGCGCCGAGGCGTCCCTGGCGCGCGTCGATACCCTGTCGCAGCAGCTCACGCGCGCCACGACCCTGCTGACGGAGGTGCTGCGGCGCCTCGAGGCGGGAGAGGGCAGCGCCGGCCGCCTGCTGCGGGATGATTCCTTGTACGCGCGGGCCGAATCGACCATCGTGGCGGTGCAGGACCTGATCGCCGACATGAAGGCGCGGCCCAAACGCTACTTCCATGTGAGCCTGTTCTAGGATGATACGCCGGCCCGGCCGGACAACGAGGGGACCGAGATGGACGCCAAGACAGCGAACATGATCCAGGCGGTCAAGGACGCCATCATGACCGAGATCAAGGGCCAGCAGCTTTACTCGCATGCCGCGGCCACCACCGAGGATCCCGCCGCCAAGGCCATGTTCACGGCGCTCGCGCGCGACGAGGACGAGCACGTCGCCCTGCTGCAGGCCCAGCACCGCAGCCTCGTCGATGCCGGCCGCATCGACCTCTCCCAGGTGCATCCCGCCGAGGTGGACCACGGCGCCGGGCACGTCATCGACGACAGCTTCCGCAAGTCCATCAAGCGCGGCACCTTCGAGATGGCCGTCATCGGCATCGGCTGCGACCTGGAGAACAAGGCCATCAGCTACTACAAGGAGCAGGCCGGCAAGGCCGAGGATCCCGATCTCAAGCAGCTCTTCACCTGGCTGGCCGAGTGGGAGGTGGGCCACCTGGAGCAGCTGGTGGAACTGGAGAAGATGTTGCAGGACGAGTACTGGGCCGATCAGGGGTTCTCGCCGATGTAGGCGGGCCCGGCCTCGTACCCTGCACACGCCTTTCGCGGGGACGACGGGGCGGCGCTTCTGGGCGCCGCCCCGTCTCGGCTTCCAGGCCCCCCCGGTCTAGAGACCGGGGGGGGGGGGCTTCCAGACGCCTCGCGAAAAGCGTGTGCGGGGTACGTAGCTGGATGCGCACATAGACCCGTGGCAGGCCGGGTGCCTATGAGGCAGGAGACGATCGGAACGGGTTTCGATGATCGATGACAGACCTGACGTTCGACCGATTTGCTAGTGGTCGAGGCTGGTGGTATGATCGTGGGCCTCGCCAACCGTATATGATCGGAGGGATCATGCGCCGCCTCTTGCTGCCCCTGCTCGTCGTCGCGGTCCTCGCGCCGCAGAACGTCCCGGCCGGCGACTACACCGTCGGCGAGACCACCATCACCCGCCTGTCCCCACAGGCGCGCGCGCTGCTGCTCGGCGGCCTGCGCCTGCCCGAGGGCGAGGTCGAGGTCCGCGTCTACGCGTCCGCCGAACCGTTGCCGGCGTTCCTCGACTGGCGGTCCATGCCCGGTGGTTCCTTCGTGAGCGGCGTGCGCTGGCAGGGCCTCTGCGGTTCCTGCTGGGCCTTCTCCGCGCTGGCGGCCTTCGAGTCCGTGGTGATGATCGCCCGTGACGAACCCGGCTCGGACCTGGACCTGTCGGAGCAGTACATACTTTCCTGCAACGCGACGGCCGGGAACTGCACCGGCGGCTGGCTGGAAGGCGCCTTCGAGTTCCTGCGTCTGGCCGGGACGCCGACCGAGGGCTGCTTCGCGTACCTGGGCGACGACACGATACCCTGCCGCGAGAGCTGCCACGCCACGCTCGACCTGGTGGAGAAGGTCGACCAGTGGTGGTTCGTCACCGCCGGCACCGCCGATCCCGCGACCATCAAGACCGCCCTGCAGTATGGCCCGGTGTCCGCCGGCATGGCCATCCACGACAGCTTCATGGGCTACACGGGCGGCGTGTACGACGCCTACGGCAGTCCCGACACGGGGGAGGGCCATACCGTCCTGATCGTGGGCTACGACGACGCCCAGCAGTGCTGGATCGCCAAGAACAGCTGGGGCACCGGCTGGGGCGAGGCGGGCTACTGCCGGGTCGCCTACGACAGCGGGTGCAGCTTCGCGGACTATTCCCTCGCCTGTTCCTACGACCCCGCCTGGGCGCCCTGCGTCACCTGGTCGCCGGCCGAGATAGTCCCCGGCGAACCGGTCACCATCACCTACGACGCGACCGGCCGACCGCTGGCCGGCGCCGGGGGCCTGCTCGCCCACTGGGGGTACGACGGGTGGCAGGGCGTCACCGATACTGCCATGAGCCCCCTGGGCGGGAACATCTGGGAGGTCGTCGTCACGACCCCCGGCTGGGCCGCCTCCCTGGAGTTCGTCTTCACGAACGGGGCCGGCACCTGGGACAACAACGGCGGCGCCGACTGGATCGTGCCGCTCTTCGGTTCGGCTCCCGATTTCGTGATGGACGGGTTGCTCGATCCCGGCGCCACGCTGCTCGCCGCCGGCGACGATCTGCACCTGTGGAGCGCCGTCTCGGGACCGCTCCTCTAT
Coding sequences within:
- a CDS encoding ABC transporter permease, coding for MTSILIGIGTFSLNALQNAGRGSMLLLEIVMQLPQMWRMRREIANQMHIVVVGSMPLVVTTSIFVGAVTAVQAVYQMQAYVPMKFLGTVISKSVFIELGPVLVALVVGGRLCANYAAELGTMKVTEQLDALEMLAIDPMRHLAMPRFVATFLMMPVITIFADAIAIFSGYLISVGTMDVTASTFKEGLLAFFEMRDLLSGLIKAFFFGAIIAMSGLFFGLNTRGGAEGVGNATMMAVVGSCVSVLVADYFLATILFQIIFGD
- a CDS encoding ferritin family protein, whose amino-acid sequence is MDAKTANMIQAVKDAIMTEIKGQQLYSHAAATTEDPAAKAMFTALARDEDEHVALLQAQHRSLVDAGRIDLSQVHPAEVDHGAGHVIDDSFRKSIKRGTFEMAVIGIGCDLENKAISYYKEQAGKAEDPDLKQLFTWLAEWEVGHLEQLVELEKMLQDEYWADQGFSPM
- a CDS encoding T9SS type A sorting domain-containing protein gives rise to the protein MRRLLLPLLVVAVLAPQNVPAGDYTVGETTITRLSPQARALLLGGLRLPEGEVEVRVYASAEPLPAFLDWRSMPGGSFVSGVRWQGLCGSCWAFSALAAFESVVMIARDEPGSDLDLSEQYILSCNATAGNCTGGWLEGAFEFLRLAGTPTEGCFAYLGDDTIPCRESCHATLDLVEKVDQWWFVTAGTADPATIKTALQYGPVSAGMAIHDSFMGYTGGVYDAYGSPDTGEGHTVLIVGYDDAQQCWIAKNSWGTGWGEAGYCRVAYDSGCSFADYSLACSYDPAWAPCVTWSPAEIVPGEPVTITYDATGRPLAGAGGLLAHWGYDGWQGVTDTAMSPLGGNIWEVVVTTPGWAASLEFVFTNGAGTWDNNGGADWIVPLFGSAPDFVMDGLLDPGATLLAAGDDLHLWSAVSGPLLYLAVQDLATPRTQDLFALVSTDTLSAWPAPWTKSGLVVAWSWYLAAEVDNNWSGWFDAAEVVQDGAAFRRANGEVLEGVLDLGVLLPGRSARDVWLAAAAYETWAGGALRRQAPPGDGDGSISPPEMVSDVIVPLELLRLDAARDRGGVELAWETAAPASASDFVLSAAAGDAGWNLTVEALDALRFRARDRSSAACGEGEVEYRLHGRRADGGLFLLARRALSAASPTVLRVDPVRPNPANPGLEISFTTTAPGRVTVRVLDARGRQVATLLDESRGAGGHTARWDGATDAGAPAPSGVYFAQVRSGETVETRKLTLAR
- a CDS encoding ABC transporter ATP-binding protein, with the translated sequence MPDFRVDDPASREGIVLQGLTKTFQERKVLDGLDFTIDRGETVVIIGRSGEGKSVLLKHIVRLLEPEEGRVWIDGEEITSMRKRKLFEVRKRFGMLFQGAALFDSLTICENVGLGLREHGNHSDEEIRERACKCLAQVGLSQVEDKLPSQLSGGMKKRAGLARAIAMQPDYILYDEPTTGLDPITSDAINDLILQLQAELKVTSIVVTHDMASAFKVADRIAMISTGRIIYAAGVDETRDTDHPMVRQFIDGSAQGPLTVF
- a CDS encoding MCE family protein, whose product is MGSKKEVQVGIAVILSLIILVWGTLWFKQVRFSGGIERYFVEFNSVGGLQGGDRVQVRGIRLGAVEDFDIHGDKVRVRFYLDDLADLRQDAKITLTSQGIVGEMLLEILPGKGETAPEGYVFQGRALQDMNAMMDEGTETLADTRALTREVTEFLAEIREGGRLLGVIDDTRHVMNTFERVTGDIAPDIETLVADLDETANAIRMAVAGPDSLLTGALQGAEASLARVDTLSQQLTRATTLLTEVLRRLEAGEGSAGRLLRDDSLYARAESTIVAVQDLIADMKARPKRYFHVSLF
- a CDS encoding flagellar hook protein FlgE encodes the protein MSALHTALAGMIAHQDRMAGIADRVSRWRLGGSGSATAPVDLVKDVVEAKQILRGFQAGSSVLRTADRMTGLLLDVHA